Proteins from a single region of Sebastes umbrosus isolate fSebUmb1 chromosome 8, fSebUmb1.pri, whole genome shotgun sequence:
- the LOC119492571 gene encoding 3-oxoacyl-[acyl-carrier-protein] reductase FabG-like, producing the protein MASDDAFKVSSLKGKVALVTGASSGIGAGTSILFAKLGALLALNGRDVENLQKVAKQCTDCGAAEPLLVPGDLTDEETVKKIVEQTIAHFGRLDVLVNNAGILAMGSIETADLAQYDKIMNMNVRTVYHLTQLCVPHLIKTKGSIVNVSSINGQRSFPGVLAYCMSKAAVDQFTRCTALELAPKQVRVNSVCPGVIITDVHKRAGLDEDQYAQFLVNSQQIHALGRPGEVEEVAQSIAFLASDAASFITGINLPIDGGRNAMCPF; encoded by the exons ATGGCTTCAGACGATGCGTTTAAA GTGTCCTCCCTGAAAGGTAAAGTAGCTCTGGTAACAGGAGCCAGCTCAGGTATCGGAGCAGGAACCAGCATCCTGTTCGCTAAACTCGGAGCTCTGCTGGCTCTGAACGGCCGAGACGTGGAAAACCTCCAGAAAGTAGCCAAACAGTGCACCGACTGTGGAGCTGCTGAG cCTCTGCTTGTTCCTGGAGACCTGACTGatgaggagacggtgaagaagatcGTGGAGCAAACCATCGCTCACTTCGGCCGGCTGGATGTCCTCGTTAACAACGCTGGGATTCTGGCCATGGGCAGCATAGAGACCGCAGACCTGGCTCAGTATGACAAGATCATGAACATGAATGTCAG AACCGTTTACCACCTGACTCAACTCTGTGTGCCCCACCTGATCAAGACCAAAGGCTCCATCGTCAATGTGTCCAGTATCAATGGACAGAGATCA TTCCCTGGTGTGCTGGCCTATTGCATGTCCAAGGCCGCCGTTGATCAGTTCACACGTTGTACAGCACTTG AGCTGGCACCAAAGCAAGTCAGAGTGAACTCTGTCTG CCCTGGTGTGATCATCACAGATGTCCACAAGAGAGCAGGACTAGATGAGGACCAGTATGCCCAG TTTCTAGTAAATAGTCAGCAGATTCACGCCCTCGGTCGACCCGGCGAGGTGGAGGAAGTGGCCCAGAGCATCGCCTTCCTGGCGTCCGACGCCGCCAGCTTCATCACCGGAATCAACCTACCCATCGACGGGGGCCGCAATGCAATGTGCCCATTTTGA